CAcagagtatataaaaaatttctctCGCAGTGCAGATAATTAATACCAGTTGTCAAAATTATACTTATGTaggttaaaattatgatttccTTGGTTTAAATAGGTTTCGATCATtagaatgattatttttaattcgaattcattatattatattattgaaaatatgaatactattattattggtttaataaaacagtttgATGTTCAGTTCACGGGCATATCACGGgatgtgattttaattatttattatcatagttttgtgtatttaattagttttatctatctatctacatGGAAagatgctttattttttaatgtggagattatttttttattctagagGAAGCAAAGGAGGATGCAGAACTTCAATAACACCTAAactaataagatatataaaaattgtgccTTAACAAATATTGTTACACATGATGagcatttttttatgccataagcgggcaactgaactggaagatcgcctgatggcaagcgatcaccaccgcccatcaCTATCCGCAAAGGTAGTGTCTCTGGAAGTGCACTGGCCGCTttaaagggataagggataaagaaaggattgacgactggaaagattaggaatgaactgggaagggcaAAAAGGAAACAGGACTCTTTTCAATTTCTGCTGAGATTGTTACTTTGAACATCTGGAACACCCGATATGCAACTCGAGCTACCTCTAGCTCAGCTAAAAATCGAATATTTTTACTTCCCGATGTACGATGAACTCGAAGTCCTCCACTCTGATGAGAATTTTGTGTCGACTAATCATAATGCAGATCTGGAATATTTGATGTTGTAACCAAAGATATTTGCGGAAATTCGGGAAGACAAGTATTTTATCCATACCTTAAGCCTAATCTTATTGTAAGCCTCCAGATTGTACACGTTCAAAGTCGAGGATACGAGTTAGTGCAAAATACAAAAGGACATAACGTCTATTCGTAAAGATAATGAACAGCCTATCGGAAAGCCACCGATCTTTAGTCATTGGTTGGATTCGAGATGTTCGACGTTGGATGCAGTCAGAACGCAGGACGAAGGAGTTGGTAATGTGGAGATGAGATAAGGTATGAAAACAATACTGTGCGGTAGCAGTTGTTcacgttaataaaatttccatattattctaacatttgttttatatacaacaaaTACATTAAGTGGCGAAAACTTGGTATGATTCTCAAGTGAACATTTGAACACAGATTGCTAATCTGTGCTCATAGGTAAACTTTTTGTAATGTAACTATTTAGTAAATGGTTACTATGTAGGTATGAGACAAGTTAAGAAACTCGCCCCGTTCATCAATTGATTATGTAGTATATGGGTACGTACAACGCACCCATACCAGAATTAAGATGTTCGCTTTTGTCTGTTTCAGCATTGTTAAAGTGAAATTCTACTACAACAAACTAAATCACATTATTCctcataattaaattcttatgctaaattcattacaatttttaacacaaacaTATTGTTAATCGAATTAGCGTTAGCAGTAACCAGATGGTAATTgaacgaaaaataaacaaacgatGAGGGGATAATCTGCGCAAGTCTGTTGAGGGTCGGACATGGGTGGCTCAATTatgcaataacattaataagtGAATTATGAACTTTGTCAAGACACTGGCCGCGGTCGATTGAATTAGGAGCGATTGTCTTATTATATCTGATGTCTTGTACATCGTTCTAgacaagtttttatttatttattagttcaagggaaataatatatttgggAATATTACTGACAAAATGATGAATGGAAtttgtactttttaattaaagcactAGGAAAGGCCCTTTACCTTTCAACGGCTGACGGAGAAGTGACCCTCTAATTTATCtatgtatgtgtaataaatatatatttttaaatatgtgtaaaaaGCTTTCTGTTATCCATGGAatccaaaatattaaaatgttctcataaataattgaattaagttCTGCGATAAGTGTCGTCTGCATCTTATTGCTGCATTTTAATGTGTCATTGAACTGATGCACGtttatcacattatttttgtttaaggtTATTGAAGTTGGTTCATGTATTTTATGATGATATATGTCATCTTTGCTTGGATTTTGGAATACAGTTCTtatctgaatatataataaattgattttcgaATGCACTCGACTTTAACCATATTTTAGCACGCAGtcttaataacaaaacactACGCTATTTGCGTAATCGCATTTAATTCAACTTGTTATTAGTTCGCGTACTcagtgattttaattaaattattactaaattaaaaatgaaagttCCAGATGTCAAAAGATGTTGCTTTTGTATTCCATTACGTTCTGGGATTATAATCCttgcatacataaatatagtaaGTATTTTTGCTACTTAAAACGTGTActaatatatgatttattattattttttaaatttattaatgacatATGAAGgagcattttaaattttagtccAATTACAGTTTATTCAATGGGTAGATAAAATTTCAATCGCAACTGTAACTTACTTACTAATCCTGCTAGTTttactagtcctactatcctatcctagtatataatattataaatgcgaaagtttgtaaggatgtgtgtgtgtgtttgtagctctttcacgcaaaaactactgaaccgattgcaatgaaatttggtacgtactggacaactggaataacatataggcatctttttatcccgatattcctacgggatacgcacttacgcgggtgaaaccgcggggcgcagctagtacttcaTAATTGTAAGTaggctataaaatatatgtgaaaaaatatcatttttattttgttttagattttCTTAGTCTTAACGGTAGCAGTACTTGTTATAAATACAGAGATACAGAAGTACACATTAACGAACGATTCGTCAGTGGAGGTTCTGACCTCCACAATCTTGTTCAGTATCCTCGGGATGGGAGTCATTCTTAACTTTCTACTTTTAGTGGCAGCTTATCaggtttgttatttatacatttgttattCTATAACTATTATACCTTCTACCTACAAGCGCCCCGATATGAAAAATGCGATATCTATTAGTAAATCATACTCATAAGGGCGGTATGTACAAGTAAGACAAAAAATAGGTAGAAAATTAGAGTTATTGTACAATATACAATGCAACTTGAAGTTATGAGATACTATATGCAtagggcagctgagctggtctTTCGGTaggcgatcaccaccgcccatatgCGTTTATTGAGATAGTGGCTCTGCGAATGCTCTGCCCGCTTTtgaggggtaagggataagaaaagggTATACGACTGCTAAGAaagaatagactgggaagggtgagtaAAAGGTAACAAGCCTCTGGCTCCATCAAcatgtgaaatttataaacttattaagaatctaatattatacattgtcTTATATGTGTTAACATACTAATAgacattgatttaatataatgattttctaCAAGAAAAGCGAGGAATTTTGCTCCCGTTCCTAAAATGGGataaaatgacaacaatttccagTCATACACATAGGTCAATTAACAAATCCAAGaaccaaaaaataataccTTTGTAATTAGAATCTTCGTTATTGGGAACGCCGGTTAATAGTTAACACTATGTATTAGAATTTGTATCCTATTCcgtatatcaataatatattcaacagactgcatttattttagaagGACATCTCAATGTTACGCCTGTACAACTATTACGCTGTGACGACGTCTCTGGCCGCTTTGGTACCCACATTTTTTCTTCTATCTCGTCGAGTTTATATTGACTCCGCTATTTCATTTTTCGCTATAGGTATGTATCCTTGACAGAGTATATACAATTTGCTGAACCTGAATgtgtttaatgttaataattattatatctatggGTATTTctttgtgaaaatatttaacggGCGacgtgtttaaaaatataaataaatacagtaggtaagaaaaaaaagcatttaaaattcctaagtattaatttgtaaagctctcattaaaaaaaataatagtgcatagttagaaatataatatatcacattgataataattgattatttcagGAATGCAATTCTACGTTATGATGTTGGTTCGTAGCGAGGTCGTGAAATTAGAAAGAAAATTGTACCGGCGCGGTGAAGATGAACACGAAAACGCTCAAGAGGCTGTGCATGTACCCGATTCTGTCACTTTATTATAAgtgtgatgaaataatttaaatatgtttaatttacttcGCCTACAGCACAACAACCCTCATTACATGCCATTACCATACGTAACATCGGGCGAAACAGTGAacgtaaattaataatctccATTCAAAAACCATACTGCAATCTCAGCATTCCAAAAACGTTCAAAGACGCCGCTCCATGCACGATCTCGTCGTGCACCCATAATGAGttgaaatttaagaaaatataactaaattttCATTTCGGGAGCACAGGTGGGCACCCGCGGGACTAAGTCGTGACTT
The Zerene cesonia ecotype Mississippi chromosome 1, Zerene_cesonia_1.1, whole genome shotgun sequence DNA segment above includes these coding regions:
- the LOC119836049 gene encoding uncharacterized protein LOC119836049, with the translated sequence LKMKVPDVKRCCFCIPLRSGIIILAYINIIFLVLTVAVLVINTEIQKYTLTNDSSVEVLTSTILFSILGMGVILNFLLLVAAYQKDISMLRLYNYYAVTTSLAALVPTFFLLSRRVYIDSAISFFAIGMQFYVMMLVRSEVVKLERKLYRRGEDEHENAQEAVHVPDSVTLL